A genome region from Erigeron canadensis isolate Cc75 chromosome 3, C_canadensis_v1, whole genome shotgun sequence includes the following:
- the LOC122593513 gene encoding uncharacterized protein LOC122593513: MEYNVEEALRAKESAEKLFAIKDFIGAKQYALKAQAICPQLEGISQMVTTFEIYAAAQTKINGEVDLYSVLGLHPSVEKSVLKKQYKKMAVLLHPDKNKTMGADEAFKLVSEAWSVLSDNAKRKSYDIRRNNHLLATVSQSAGKLDTFWTVCTSCRVQYEYLRKYVNKRLSCKNCRGVFVAVETGSAPVTYCPWSYAADNNGYANHSYNANAATYLPNSSVCFTGNGSSVFQSPHGPDYNSNVSFQWNASSNIPDPNLVHKPNKRAKAYGKNGTRNSLANTGSGDGPPVRMGRPPKKRKIEEEDGPRYPNGEMLFKTDPDVVTNGNTITEASTRWYLAPPVFDARKLLIDKARSVIRCKLEEMKLAAKNGKTVKKSIPMPITVPDPDFHDFDTDRSEEVFKPKQIWAIYDEEDGMPRLYCLIREVISVKPFQLYISYLNSKTDTEFGSVKWIESGFTKSCGNFRVFHSDIVDQVNIFSHLLGREKAGRGGCVKIYPKSGDVWAVYRNWSDNWNRKTPKEVRHQYEMVEVIDDYSEERGVRVTPLVKLEGYKTVYQRDSKHPTRWIPRREMLRFSHQVPSCVLRGQALNLPDGCWDLDPAATPEELLRAAMEDKPDTADASMKD, translated from the coding sequence ATGGAATACAACGTAGAAGAAGCTCTACGAGCGAAAGAGAGTGCAGAGAAGTTATTTGCGATTAAAGATTTCATCGGTGCAAAACAGTATGCTTTGAAGGCTCAGGCAATATGCCCTCAACTTGAGGGCATTTCTCAAATGGTTACTACTTTTGAAATCTATGCAGCTGCTCAGACGAAGATAAATGGTGAAGTTGATTTGTATTCGGTCCTTGGTTTACATCCATCAGTAGAGAAATCTGTATTGAAGAAACAATACAAGAAGATGGCGGTTCTTCTTCACCCTGATAAGAACAAAACAATGGGAGCTGATGAAGCTTTTAAACTTGTCTCTGAGGCATGGAGTGTACTATCCGATAATGCAAAACGTAAGTCTTATGATATCCGGAGAAACAATCACTTATTAGCAACGGTTTCACAGTCTGCTGGTAAACTTGATACATTTTGGACTGTTTGCACGTCATGTCGTGTTCAGTACGAATATCTTAGAAAATACGTGAATAAACGACTTTCATGTAAGAATTGTCGTGGGGTGTTTGTTGCGGTTGAAACGGGATCGGCTCCTGTGACTTATTGTCCGTGGTCATATGCAGCTGATAATAATGGATATGCAAATCATTCATATAATGCTAATGCTGCCACTTATTTACCAAATTCATCGGTGTGTTTTACTGGCAACGGGTCCTCTGTTTTTCAATCTCCACATGGACCTGATTACAATAGCAATGTATCATTTCAGTGGAATGCTTCTTCTAATATTCCAGATCCTAACCTTGTTCATAAACCAAATAAAAGAGCAAAAGCTTACGGGAAGAACGGGACCAGAAATTCTTTGGCAAATACAGGTTCTGGTGACGGCCCGCCTGTTAGGATGGGTAGGCCTCCTAAGAAACGAAAGATTGAGGAGGAAGATGGACCGCGATACCCAAATGGTGAAATGTTATTCAAAACTGACCCTGATGTGGTAACTAATGGAAACACCATCACTGAGGCGTCTACCAGATGGTATCTTGCACCACCAGTTTTTGATGCTAGAAAGTTGTTAATTGATAAAGCTAGATCGGTTATCAGGTGTAAGTTAGAAGAAATGAAGTTAGCTGCAAAGAATGGTAAAACAGTTAAGAAATCAATCCCAATGCCGATTACGGTCCCGGACCCGGATTTTCATGACTTTGACACTGATAGATCCGAAGAGGTATTCAAACCGAAGCAAATCTGGGCTATATACGATGAAGAAGATGGAATGCCTCGTCTTTACTGTCTTATTCGTGAGGTCATTTCTGTGAAACCATTTCAGCTCTATATTAGTTACTTAAATTCAAAAACTGATACCGAATTTGGTTCTGTGAAATGGATCGAATCGGGATTCACTAAATCCTGTGGAAACTTCCGGGTCTTCCACTCTGACATTGTTGACCAAGTCAACATATTTTCTCATCTTTTGGGCCGAGAGAAGGCGGGTAGAGGAGGGTGTGTTAAAATATACCCAAAAAGTGGAGATGTTTGGGCTGTGTATCGAAACTGGTCCGATAACTGGAATCGGAAGACACCTAAAGAAGTGAGGCACCAGTATGAAATGGTTGAagttattgatgattattctgaGGAGCGTGGAGTACGTGTAACTCCATTGGTGAAATTAGAAGGTTACAAAACGGTTTATCAGAGGGACTCCAAGCACCCAACCCGTTGGATCCCTAGAAGAGAGATGCTACGGTTTTCCCACCAAGTTCCATCTTGTGTACTCAGAGGCCAGGCACTTAATTTGCCAGATGGGTGTTGGGATCTTGACCCTGCTGCAACCCCAGAAGAACTTCTTCGGGCTGCAATGGAGGATAAACCCGATACTGCAGATGCTTCAATGAAAGATTGA
- the LOC122594046 gene encoding pentatricopeptide repeat-containing protein At4g26680, mitochondrial encodes MNFVQIRQFSTLLHLPLKNPKSPVFNINPKSPVSRRSQIPIPHKTIQQAKGQDLDYINIAHSHLIHSDYTKLITLLPKFSPFTIKHILLKFQENYSVSLHFYKWVETHNPNLLTLETHSIMLHILTKYRKFVSAEYVLKKIVGCTCSSKLLDAVLCSYRLCDSTPRVFDAVFKMYAQVKMFRNVSDTFCLMREYGFVPTIESCNLFMSSLLSLNRADVVLLFYKEMRRSRIDVNVFTLNMVINGYCQLGKLENAVRVFDEMKDMGFSPFVSSYNTLIAAYVNQGLLTTGMDLKVTMEKNGISADVITYNTLIHGFCKEGKMKDAYKLFNEMNRANVAPNTVTFNTLISGYCKAGKTEKGNQVFEEMMRNGFKADILTYNALLLGLCNEGKTRKAAYLVQELDKKKLVPNASTFAALIRGQCVRRNPERGFQLYKSMRKSGCRPIVDTVKMLMSSFVQNDDYDGVFCLFKEMLERPIGPDSVILTELCKGFSQVWRDRLVMSLSKEVEDGYLVLERYERIKKIVSESDVGDKKIKQNM; translated from the coding sequence ATGAATTTTGTACAAATTCGTCAATTTTCAACCCTGCTACACCTACCtctcaaaaaccctaaatccccTGTTTTTAACATAAACCCTAAATCCCCTGTATCCAGAAGAAGCCAAATTCCAATACCTCACAAAACAATCCAGCAAGCCAAAGGCCAAGATcttgattatataaatatagcCCATAGTCATCTTATTCACTCAGATTACACCAAACTTATTACATTATTACCCAAATTTAGTCCATTTacaataaaacacattttactaaaatttcaagaaaattaCTCTGTTTCTTTGCATTTCTACAAGTGGGTTGAGACCCACAACCCAAATTTACTAACCCTTGAAACCCATTCCATAATGTTGCATATTTTGACTAAATATCGAAAATTTGTGTCTGCTGAGTATGTTTTAAAAAAGATTGTTGGGTGTACTTGTTCAAGTAAGTTGCTTGATGCTGTTTTGTGTAGTTATAGGTTGTGTGACTCTACCCCGCGTGTGTTTGATGCGGTTTTTAAAATGTATGCTCAGGTTAAAATGTTTAGGAATGTGAGTGATACGTTTTGTTTGATGAGAGAGTACGGGTTTGTGCCCACTATTGAGTCTTGTAACTTGTTTATGAGTTCTTTGCTTAGTTTAAACCGTGCAGATGTTGTGTTGTTGTTTTATAAGGAAATGAGACGGTCGAGGATTGATGTGAATGTTTTTACGCTTAATATGGTGATTAATGGGTATTGTCAGTTGGGGAAGTTGGAGAATGCTGTACGAGTGTTTGATGAGATGAAAGATATGGGGTTTAGCCCGTTTGTTTCGTCTTATAATACTTTGATTGCTGCGTATGTTAATCAGGGACTTTTAACGACTGGAATGGATTTAAAAGTTACTATGGAGAAGAATGGGATTAGTGCGGATGTGATTACTTATAATACGTTGATTCATGGGTTTTGTAAGGAAGGAAAAATGAAGGATGCTTATAAGCTGTTTAATGAGATGAATAGGGCTAATGTAGCTCCTAATACAGTGACTTTTAACACGTTGATTAGTGGGTACTGCAAAGCAGGTAAAACCGAAAAGGGTAATCAGGTCTTTGAAGAAATGATGAGGAATGGGTTCAAAGCTGATATCTTGACTTATAATGCGTTGTTGTTGGGATTGTGTAATGAAGGGAAGACAAGGAAAGCTGCTTATTTGGTTCAAGAACTTGATAAGAAAAAATTGGTACCAAATGCTTCGACTTTTGCTGCACTTATAAGAGGACAATGCGTAAGAAGGAACCCAGAACGAGGTTTTCAGTTGTACAAAAGCATGAGAAAGAGTGGTTGTCGTCCAATTGTGGATACAGTAAAGATGTTGATGTCATCTTTCGTGCagaatgatgattatgatggtgtGTTTTGTCTGTTTAAAGAAATGTTAGAGAGGCCCATTGGACCTGATTCTGTGATCTTGACTGAATTGTGTAAAGGGTTTTCTCAGGTATGGAGAGATAGATTGGTTATGAGTTTGTCGAAAGAGGTAGAAGATGGGTATCTTGTGCTTGAACGATATGagagaattaaaaaaattgtatctgAGTCTGATGTGGGGgacaaaaaaatcaaacaaaacatGTAA
- the LOC122590524 gene encoding exosome complex component RRP42-like, whose product MEGIISVGEKHFMQGSIAQALRTDGRTSLTYRPITVEAGVIPQANGSARVKMGRTEVIASIKAELGKPRSSAPDKGNVFFLIDCSPTAASEFKRRGGQELSTELSAALRRCLVRGNAVAGSGINLSSLTIVDGKVCWDLYINGLAINMDGDLLDALGAAIRAAFTNTRIPKVNVVAVASSDEQTVVDVSDEEFLQFDITEVPVIVTFTKVGRHYIVDATSEEESQMSSDVSVSINRLGLICGVSKRGGWGEWLDPSVVFDMISVATNLSEQIMNKLDSDIAAAKAMEEDS is encoded by the exons ATGGAGGGGATCATATCCGTAGGAGAAAAGCATTTTATGCAAGGCTCAATTGCTCAAGCTTTGCGTACTGATGGTCGTACAAGCTTAACTTACCGACCCATAACGGTCGAAGCTGGAGTCATTCCTCAA GCAAATGGTTCAGCAAGAGTTAAGATGGGTAGAACAGAAGTCATAGCTAGCATAAAG GCCGAGCTAGGGAAACCACGATCTTCGGCACCCGACAAAGGCAACGTTTTTTTCTTGATTGATTGCAGTCCCACGGCAGCGTCTGAGTTTAAG CGGAGAGGTGGTCAAGAACTGTCAACTGAACTCTCTGCAGCTCTCAGACGATGTCTTGTAAGAGGTAACGCTGTAGCAG GATCTGGAATTAATCTTTCATCTCTGACAATTGTGGATGGGAAGGTCTGTTGGGATCTATATATTAATGGTCTTGCGATTAATATGGATGGGGATTTACTTGATGCCTTAGGTGCTGCCATCAGG GCTGCTTTTACCAATACACGTATTCCAAAAGTCAATGTTGTTGCGGTTGCCTCCTCTGATGAACAGACAGTGGTGGACGTGAGTGATGAAGAGTTTCTACAATTCGACATCACTGAGGTTCCTGTTATTGTTACTTTCACTAAG GTCGGAAGGCATTATATTGTAGATGCAACTTCAGAAGAGGAATCACAAATGAGCTCTGATGTCTCTGTTTCGATCAACAGGCTAGGATTGATATGTGGGGTGAGTAAAAGAGGGGGATGGGGTGAATGGTTAGATCCAAGTGTCGTTTTTGACATGATATCCGTGGCTACGAATTTGAGTGAGCAGATAATGAACAAATTGGACTCTGACATAGCTGCAGCCAAGGCCATGGAAGAAGACTCGTGA